Part of the Arachis hypogaea cultivar Tifrunner chromosome 6, arahy.Tifrunner.gnm2.J5K5, whole genome shotgun sequence genome, aaacaaatattgtttaaaaaataaagacaaataaactctTAACCAATTTGAATTTAGAGACAATTAGGTCCCTGTCTATTTCTGAATCTGACATGTTAGTATTTTTCGTTCAAAGTTGACGGAAAAACATCCCCAAAGACCATATTATGTCACGAAAGTAAAGGACAGAGATCGAATTGAATCGTTTTTTATCGATCGCATTGTAATTCTAAAAAATGAACATGAGTCCGATTTATTCACTCTTTTATGTATTATCCCAGGAATAGATCTACATAGGAAAGTGTCGGAGCAAATGCCACATTGAGATTTTATGaagttatatatattatatggaataaaaatttatttgccTCCTGTCCTTCactcaataaataaatttgaacccacttcaatttttttaattttcttctatAGTGGcttgttttttattctttatcTTCTAATAATACTTCTTaacttcattttttatttttttatttaattaaatatttatttttatgtttttatatttttttattcattcaattattctgcattttattttgtagttatgttattgtatatattttttattacataattaatagttattgaataataagattTATcagtaatttaaattttgaaatatagtAATATTAACTAGCAATAAATAGCGGATGAAATGAAAAGTAAAATCTAAATACACagatatttattgatattttttcttttaaagttaGCTCTAATTTTGTTAGTAATAATGACATTAACTGAAATTTTAAATAcagttataaatattataaagagTCGATTTCGTAATCCTATAAGAGATTGAgagatgaatttttaaatgattatttactaacatataacaaaaaattgacatttaattatattaacaataaaaaaaattattcaatctttttaaaatataaaaattagaagataaacttttaaattatatgttattactTAAATtactatataaatattttaatttattaattaaataattagaagACTAATTAtattctataataataaaatataattataaaattattatcatattatatatattttacccaccAATACATTTTTTAGATCTGTCACTATATCATCTTATAAACAGCACAAAAATATATACCAATTTATATATAAAACTTTATTAAAACTTCCATAACtatgaatataaattatttttggtgctaccaaaaaataataatatttaccaaccaagtcaaaaaaaatatatatattaatcatgGCTTCATGGACATGTTCACCACCATTTGCATGCCCGGGGGTAAGATTGCGAGGTTGCAATGCACTGGTGAGAATTACTAGGGATAAAACTGTAATTCTGTGTTGGTCAGAATGCCACCTAATGCCGCTGCCGCACTTGCAGGCCTCCGCCGACTCTGCACCACCACGGACGCCGCCACAATCACAATCTCGAGAGCAAAATCCCAACTCCGAAGCGAGTTCGACCCGGACAAGGCCCTGCAGATCTACTCCTCCGTGTCGAAGCACTACTCCTCCCCAGTAACCTCCCGCTACGCCCTCGACCTCACTATCCGCCGCCTCGCCAAGTGCCGCCGCCACTCCGATATTGTGGACCTCATCGAGTCCCAAAAGTCTGACCCCAAGGTGGCCTCGGAGCCCTTCCTCTCCACTCTCATCCGCTCCTATGGCATCGCCGACATGTTCGACCGTGCCCTTCAGACCTACCACCAAATGGACACCTTCGGCACCCCTCGAACCTCCGTCTCCTTCAACGCCCTACTCACTGCCTGCGTCAACTGCGCCCTCTACCACAACGCCCCCCACCTGTTCGACGAAATTCCCAAGCAGTACGGCGTCGTTCCAGACAAGGTCTCCTATGGCATTCTTGCCAAGTCCTTTTGCCGAATTGGTGaccctgcaaaggcactccaggTCTTGAAGGATGCTCAGGGAAACGGCGTCGAGATCACGGCGGTTACTTATACCACAATCTTGGATGTTCTGTTCAGGAAGGGGAAGATTGATGAGGCTGAGAAGCTGTGGAGGCTGATGGAGGAGAAGGGTTGTGTGGATGTAACTGCCTATAACATGAAGCTTAAGTTTCTGACTGCCGGCGGTGGCGGCTTGCCGGAGAAGGTGAATGGTTTAATTGATGAAATGGTGAAGGCACGGTTTATGCCTGATACAATCAGTTATAATTACTTGA contains:
- the LOC112697058 gene encoding small ribosomal subunit protein mL103 (rPPR7), with translation MPPNAAAALAGLRRLCTTTDAATITISRAKSQLRSEFDPDKALQIYSSVSKHYSSPVTSRYALDLTIRRLAKCRRHSDIVDLIESQKSDPKVASEPFLSTLIRSYGIADMFDRALQTYHQMDTFGTPRTSVSFNALLTACVNCALYHNAPHLFDEIPKQYGVVPDKVSYGILAKSFCRIGDPAKALQVLKDAQGNGVEITAVTYTTILDVLFRKGKIDEAEKLWRLMEEKGCVDVTAYNMKLKFLTAGGGGLPEKVNGLIDEMVKARFMPDTISYNYLMTCYFKNGMVEEAKKVYDGLRGKQCRPNAATFRTVVYFLCRNEDFEGGYRVFKESAKVNKIPDFNTMKILVEGLVKKGKKKEAEELIRTVKKRFPCNMLNAWAKVERNLNLVSDDGADNVESKKDSEP